AGAGAGGGGCGGATAAACCGCCCCTCCCTATTAAAAGGTTCTAGTTCGAAAGAACCGTAAACTCTATCCTTCTGTTCATTGCCTTGTTTGAAGAAGAAGTGTTCGGTACAACGGGCTGAGCTTCTCCGAAGCCCAGGGTTGTCAATCTGGAAGCGGATATTCCGCGCTGAACAAGGTAAGTGAATACTGAAGAAGCTCTCTGTTCACTGAGGGTCTGGTTGTAGCTTGAACTGCCGTCAGAATCTGTATGTCCGGCAATCTGAACTCGGGCATTCGCATTTGCCTCGAGTATTTCAACAACGTTGTCCAGAATGTAGTAGGATTCCGGTTTGAGAGTCGCGCTGCCGCTGTCGAAGTAGATATTATCGAAGGATAGAACCTGTCCTGTTTCCAGGGCGGGTCTCAGAACGAAATCGACAATTGAAGTCTGATCGGCAGCAATAACAACAGGCTGGGAACGGGAAACGTATCCGTCAACCTCAGCCGTTACTGTCCATGTTCCTTCCGGCGCGTCAATCTGGAATACTCCAGCCGCGGAAGATTCAACTGTGATAGGTTCTTCTGTATCGATAGTTATCGTAGCCTGAAGCGGATCGTGGTTCTCGAACTCCGTAACCGTTCCGGCGATCTGTCCCTGTCCGGCTCTAACCTCAAGAGAAAAATCAACTACAACATCCTGATCTGCTTCCAGAACCACCGTCGCGGACGCGGCATTGTAGCCTTCCGCAGAAACGGTAACGGGAATGCTTCCTTCAGGAAGAGTGACCGAATAGAAACCTGTTTCAGGATCAGAAGTAACACTCTGCACAGGTATGCCGGGGAAGGATATCTCAGCCTCCACAGGTTCACCCGTTTCGAATTCAGTGATCATACCTGAAACTGTTCCGGTTGTGATCCCGGGTCCCTTATCGATCAGATCGCTGGAGAAAGCTATGCTCATCGAAACTCCCCAGTCCTGGGTGCCGCCTTCTGGAAGAGGCGCTCTTTGCTCTCTCTCTTCTGTTGATACGCTTCCGGACTGATAAAGATCGTGTCCGAAGTCGAAATATTCCGGATTGAAATCCGTCAATCCCATATTGAAGCTGAAGTCCATAATGACTCCGCCACCCGAGAAAACCCGGATTCCGGGAGTGAAATAAGAGACAGTGCTGTAATTATCTCTGTCAAGATACTTCTTCAAGGAAAACTCCGTGAAGATAACAGCGAATTTGGTGGGAAATTCAATAGCAAATCCCAGATCAAGTGCGTTATCCTTAACCAGCAAGCTCACGTCAGACAGGTTTGTTCTTGATCTTCTTCCCGTACTGTCAAATTCAAGTACGTAATCTTCCATGCTGATTGTCTGTTTGTACATTGAGTATCCAACATTGACATGGGCGCGAACGGGGGTTCCAGGCCATATGTTAGCCATGTCTGCGGAAATAAGACCGCCAAAACCGATACTGGTATGTCCGGTAGCAAGGCTGGGTCTGCGCATGGAGTACATCGGAGTGCCGCCTGCATATCTCCCGTCATATTCTTCGCATTCCACAGTATTGTTTGATTTTGGAGCGAAAGAGAACCAGTTTCCCAATCCCAGCCACAGAACTTCGCTTGATGGCGTAGGAGTAAATCCAGCCTTCAATCCCAGCAGCACATCGCCCATTCCATGGATACCATCCCACTGACCAATCGTCTGATTTCTGGGAGGAGTGAGGTCGAATTCATAGTATGTGCCCACATAACTGATACGTGCCGCAAGTTCAATAAAACTCATCAGCCCGTAATCCAGAGAGAAGAAACCCTCAGCAAGATGCTCCGAATCCTCCACACTCAGTACAGTATCTGAACTGGTGTATCGAGCACGATAGTGAAGATCATCGTACTTGTCTGTACTGCTCCAGTACCGGCCAATCAGAGCAAAAGCCATTTCGTTCTCGCCGATGGTTCTGGCATCAAGAACCCTACTCACTCCCCTGAACCCCATTACCGAGGGGAGGGAGAAGGCACTTCCTGTTACCAGAAGAAGTGTGATTAACAGTAGAAAACCACGTGATTTCATTTTCCTTTCCTTTCAAGTATTGAATAAAATTACTCAACATGACTTGCACTATAAAACCTGCACTATTAGAAAAGCATGTACGGCTTATGT
This genomic interval from Candidatus Aegiribacteria sp. contains the following:
- a CDS encoding OmpA family protein → MKSRGFLLLITLLLVTGSAFSLPSVMGFRGVSRVLDARTIGENEMAFALIGRYWSSTDKYDDLHYRARYTSSDTVLSVEDSEHLAEGFFSLDYGLMSFIELAARISYVGTYYEFDLTPPRNQTIGQWDGIHGMGDVLLGLKAGFTPTPSSEVLWLGLGNWFSFAPKSNNTVECEEYDGRYAGGTPMYSMRRPSLATGHTSIGFGGLISADMANIWPGTPVRAHVNVGYSMYKQTISMEDYVLEFDSTGRRSRTNLSDVSLLVKDNALDLGFAIEFPTKFAVIFTEFSLKKYLDRDNYSTVSYFTPGIRVFSGGGVIMDFSFNMGLTDFNPEYFDFGHDLYQSGSVSTEEREQRAPLPEGGTQDWGVSMSIAFSSDLIDKGPGITTGTVSGMITEFETGEPVEAEISFPGIPVQSVTSDPETGFYSVTLPEGSIPVTVSAEGYNAASATVVLEADQDVVVDFSLEVRAGQGQIAGTVTEFENHDPLQATITIDTEEPITVESSAAGVFQIDAPEGTWTVTAEVDGYVSRSQPVVIAADQTSIVDFVLRPALETGQVLSFDNIYFDSGSATLKPESYYILDNVVEILEANANARVQIAGHTDSDGSSSYNQTLSEQRASSVFTYLVQRGISASRLTTLGFGEAQPVVPNTSSSNKAMNRRIEFTVLSN